CACCCCGGTCTTCGCCGATCCGGAGGCCCGGGAATCAGGATCGGAGGGCGATGTGTACGCCCTGGCCGCGGTCGCCTGGTGGTGCCTCACGGGCGAATCGCCGGGACCGGTGCAGCACCGGCCGCCCCTTCCCGTGCTCCGCCCGGAGGTGCCGCCCGAACTGGCCGCGGCGCTGGAAGAAGCGCTGACAGACCGCCCGGACGACCGGCCCAGCGCCCGGGACTTCGCTCGCGCCGTGCAGAGGTCCGCTCCGGCGATGCCCGTCCGGATCGCGCCCGGCGCCGGGCGCGAGGACTACCGAGAGCTGGCGACGTCGCTCATGCCGTCGCGGAGTGGCGCGGTGCGATACCGCTCGGTGCGGCGTCGTCTGCTGGGGCATCGTCAGATGAGTCGCCGGCCGGTGGCTCGTCGGGTGGGCTCGACTCGCGGGCGGGTCCGGTCCCGCGGGGTCGTCCTGGCCGCGGTGGCATTGGCCACGGTGGTCCTTGGCGTCGCATTGGCGTTCCTCGGTGTCACGCTGCCCGGTGGGTGGATGGCGGACGGGCCCGGGCCGGGGGCGGCGTCGCCCGGCCAGGAGCAGCGTCGTGGCGTTGCCGCAGCCGAAGCCGTCCCACCGAGCCCGAAAGCACGGCCTCCCGCGCCTCCGGCCGCCCCGGCGCCGCCGTCGGCCGTCGCCACCCGGACTGACCCCGTCGAGGCCGCCCGGCGCCTCCTCTCCGACCGCAGCGCGGCCCTGATCGCCCGGGACGCGGCACGCCTGGAATCCGTGTACGGCAACGCCGACGGCGCGCTCCGGAGCCGGGACCGGGCGCTGATCGGGCGCTTGGTGGCGGGGCACCGCCATTATGTGGACTACCGGCCTGTGCTCAGCGCCGCCGCCGTGGACAGCGGCGCTTCCGCCGCCCGTGCGGTGCTCAGCGTGACGATCCGGACGCCGTCGTACGTCGTCTCGGGCGACGCAGGGGCCGGCCCGGCCCCTGCTGAGAGGATGCCGGCTCGCAGGGAGGACCTGATCCTCACCCTGGTCCGGGAGAGCGGCGGGTGGCGGATCGCAGGGGTCGCCCCACGCGGCTGACCGTGGCGTCCCCCAGGGCGCGGGACGGGCTGGTTAGGATCGAACCATGACACACCAAGGCTATTTGAGGTACCCCCACATCCATGGTGATCTGCTCACGTTCGTCGCCGAGGATGACGTCTGGCTGGCCCCGCTCAGCGGTGGCAAGGCCTGGCGCGTCTCCGCGCTGAACCTGCCGGCCAGGAACCCGCGTTTCACCCCTGACGGGAAGCGCCTGGTCTGGACCGTCACCCGCGGATCCGCGCCGGAGGTGGTGACGGCGCTCCTCGACGGCGGGGACTTCCGGCAGCTGACGCACTTCGGTCATCCTTCGACGAGGAACAAGGGCTTCCTCCCGGACGGACGCGTGCTGGTGACCAGTGCCTTCCAGCAGGGCGACTCACGCCTGGCACATGGTTATGCGG
Above is a window of Arthrobacter sp. Y-9 DNA encoding:
- a CDS encoding protein kinase produces the protein MRAEQAGDGGIAEGAAAPRVPGYRVVRRLGAGGSGAVWLLEDDDGARRAVKVPHVTPGRGGPESHPLPGDSLRGERWRVQGLDHPHLLRLHGLMPVDVPGPDGSDIRMTGVLMDFAAGGSVGSLVAARGVLSAPEVVTVTVPVAEALAALHAKGIVHGDVSGGNILFSAEGVPLLADFGQAHLTGERRLRRATPVFADPEARESGSEGDVYALAAVAWWCLTGESPGPVQHRPPLPVLRPEVPPELAAALEEALTDRPDDRPSARDFARAVQRSAPAMPVRIAPGAGREDYRELATSLMPSRSGAVRYRSVRRRLLGHRQMSRRPVARRVGSTRGRVRSRGVVLAAVALATVVLGVALAFLGVTLPGGWMADGPGPGAASPGQEQRRGVAAAEAVPPSPKARPPAPPAAPAPPSAVATRTDPVEAARRLLSDRSAALIARDAARLESVYGNADGALRSRDRALIGRLVAGHRHYVDYRPVLSAAAVDSGASAARAVLSVTIRTPSYVVSGDAGAGPAPAERMPARREDLILTLVRESGGWRIAGVAPRG